A genome region from Arachis duranensis cultivar V14167 chromosome 6, aradu.V14167.gnm2.J7QH, whole genome shotgun sequence includes the following:
- the LOC107492299 gene encoding short-chain dehydrogenase reductase 3b gives MSMQRLEGKVAIVTGGASGIGAETVKLFAKHGACVVIADIQDYLGKQVATSVGTDKVSYRHCDVRDEKQVEETVAFTVEKYGGLDIMFSNAGVAGSQSNVLDLDLNDFDNTIAVNLRGYAVCIKHAARVMVARKTRGSIICTASTVATVSVGGFDGKGYVASKSGILGLVRSTCGDLGEFGIRVNSISPYLVATPLATRVLNMDASEVEEIAVAGANLKGIVLRPIHIAQAALFLASDESAYISGHDMVVDGGFGGVNKTFDFILKEEAAKN, from the exons ATGTCTATGCAAAG GTTGGAAGGAAAGGTGGCAATTGTGACCGGTGGAGCGAGTGGAATCGGAGCAGAAACAGTGAAGCTATTTGCCAAACACGGCGCATGCGTGGTTATAGCAGATATTCAAGATTACCTCGGTAAACAGGTTGCAACTTCCGTTGGTACAGACAAGGTGAGTTACCGCCACTGCGATGTTAGAGACGAGAAACAAGTTGAAGAAACCGTAGCTTTCACCGTAGAAAAATACGGTGGCCTAGACATCATGTTCAGCAACGCCGGAGTTGCAGGTTCTCAAAGTAACGTCCTTGATTTGGATTTGAATGATTTTGACAACACGATTGCAGTTAATCTGCGTGGATATGCAGTGTGCATCAAGCACGCTGCACGTGTCATGGTTGCAAGAAAGACACGTGGCTCCATAATATGCACCGCGAGTACGGTTGCAACGGTTTCTGTTGGAGGTTTTGATGGTAAGGGTTACGTTGCATCCAAGAGTGGTATTTTGGGGCTTGTGCGTTCAACTTGTGGTGACCTTGGAGAATTTGGGATTAGGGTTAATTCAATTTCACCCTATCTTGTAGCTACCCCACTCGCAACTAGAGTTCTGAATATGGATGCTAGTGAAGTTGAAGAGATTGCTGTTGCTGGTGCAAATTTGAAGGGGATTGTGTTGAGGCCGATCCATATTGCTCAAGCGGCTTTGTTTCTTGCTTCTGATGAATCTGCTTATATCAGTGGGCACGACATGGTCGTTGATGGAGGTTTCGGGGGCGTTAATAAAACTTTTGATTTCATCctaaaagaagaagctgcaaaAAACTAA